A window of Apium graveolens cultivar Ventura chromosome 8, ASM990537v1, whole genome shotgun sequence contains these coding sequences:
- the LOC141680813 gene encoding uncharacterized protein LOC141680813, with translation MDSVSCKKRVRDDSEATESTQSELKRFREDFLDELDDSDICTTSEDLDSFMKIFEKEISGSIPANESKSGESSPDLGYLLGASDDELGIPPSEEKLAETELYRVPSESVGLSELWRFDDSFGFEFNDDVFGYDSNSNGSEFVAVDSLFDYSDIGFGSSEILPAI, from the coding sequence ATGGACTCAGTGAGTTGCAAGAAACGAGTTCGCGATGACTCTGAAGCCACCGAGTCGACTCAGTCCGAGTTAAAGAGATTCAGAGAAGATTTCTTAGACGAGCTCGACGACTCGGATATATGCACGACGAGTGAAGACCTCGACTCGTTCATGAAGATCTTTGAAAAGGAGATTTCCGGCTCCATTCCGGCGAACGAGTCGAAATCCGGCGAGTCTTCGCCGGATCTGGGTTATCTTCTCGGAGCCTCCGATGATGAACTTGGTATTCCACCGTCTGAAGAAAAGTTAGCGGAGACTGAGTTGTACCGAGTTCCCTCCGAGTCAGTCGGACTCAGTGAGTTGTGGAGATTTGATGACTCGTTTGGTTTTGAGTTCAACGACGACGTTTTTGGATATGATAGTAATAGTAACGGTAGCGAGTTTGTAGCGGTTGATTCGTTGTTTGATTATTCGGATATCGGGTTCGGATCATCCGAAATATTACCCGCAATTTAG